One Thalassophryne amazonica chromosome 10, fThaAma1.1, whole genome shotgun sequence genomic region harbors:
- the LOC117518595 gene encoding C2 calcium-dependent domain-containing protein 4C, with the protein MWVLDKIRGSVETGVLRQGENTDKGATQPYSNVLTPDKIPDFFIPPKLVSCSPEPEVPQVKPKEGLQVSASEQAIGSGRKISSPRSPRLVSKLAGDTKNLLRAANRHIIQIESADDVVIGDTNADPQSQTAMSLPYVPKTQTSYGFTTLKESPHTRRKESLFHCDVISPITSPNSQRKTQEKGGASEGVTHLNPANCNTSHMNPYRYFSGGESDTCSSAESSPFSSPLLSRSASLLKLFTHETQAKVEKAKRTFARHSSLSTDECSSAEPSPNIPRRLHVPSFHGGAGASDHMLHREHTINLHKGGTIRISASYDSGTSRLLIRVLAVESLYDKHFDIKSINCCVSVYLNPGKQQKQRSNIIKNSRKPEFNEDFFFDSISAAQVKKLSVKFKVVNKGTSLKRDTLLGEREVLLTKLLPRL; encoded by the coding sequence ATGTGGGTTCTGGATAAGATCCGTGGTTCTGTGGAAACTGGTGTGCTGCGACAGGGGGAGAACACAGACAAAGGTGCCACCCAACCCTACAGCAACGTCCTCACTCCTGACAAGATTCCAGACTTTTTCATTCCTCCAAAACTGGTCAGCTGCTCCCCAGAGCCTGAGGTTCCTCAGGTAAAGCCCAAAGAGGGGTTACAAGTTTCTGCTTCAGAGCAAGCCATTGGCAGTGGGAGGAAGATCAGCAGTCCACGAAGTCCACGTCTGGTAAGCAAACTTGCAGGAGACACCAAGAACTTGCTGAGAGCCGCAAACCGCCACATCATTCAGATAGAGAGTGCAGATGATGTTGTGATTGGCGACACAAATGCAGACCCCCAGTCTCAGACGGCCATGTCCTTGCCTTACGTACCCAAGACCCAAACATCATACGGCTTTACAACTCTGAAGGAGAGTCCTCACACTCGCCGTAAAGAGTcgctgttccactgtgacgtcATTAGTCCCATAACCTCCCCAAACAGCCAGAGGAAGACTCAGGAGAAAGGCGGAGCCAGTGAAGGGGTTACCCATCTGAATCCAGCCAACTGCAACACATCCCACATGAACCCTTATCGCTATTTCAGTGGTGGGGAAAGTGATACCTGCTCTTCAGCTGAATCTTCTCCATTTAGCTCGCCTCTGCTCTCCCGCTCTGCCTCCCTGCTCAAGCTCTTCACTCATGAGACACAAGCCAAGGTGGAGAAAGCCAAGCGGACATTTGCACGCCACAGCTCCCTCTCGACTGATGAGTGCAGCTCGGCTGAGCCCAGCCCCAACATTCCGCGACGGCTCCACGTCCCCTCCTTCCACGGTGGTGCCGGAGCATCGGACCACATGCTTCACCGGGAGCACACCATCAACCTGCACAAAGGAGGAACGATCAGGATCAGCGCCAGCTACGACTCCGGAACTTCCCGCCTGCTCATCCGTGTCCTGGCAGTGGAGAGTCTGTACGACAAACACTTCGATATCAAAAGCATCAACTGCTGTGTGTCGGTGTACCTGAACCCGGGCAAGCAGCAGAAGCAGAGGAGCAACATCATCAAGAACAGCCGCAAACCAGAGTTCAACGAGGACTTCTTCTTTGACTCTATCAGCGCAGCTCAGGTGAAGAAACTGTCTGTGAAGTTCAAGGTGGTTAACAAAGGCACCAGTCTGAAGCGGGACACACTGTTAGGTGAGCGGGAGGTGCTTCTCACGAAGCTCCTTCCAAGGCTTTAA